A window of the Pseudomonas sp. B21_DOA genome harbors these coding sequences:
- a CDS encoding ABC transporter ATP-binding protein yields the protein MSYVSVQHLQKSYAGTTVFSDIDCEINKGEFVTLLGPSGCGKSTLLRCIAGLTPVDGGKILLDGVDLVPLSPQKRGIGMVFQSYALFPNMTVEQNVAFGLRMQKVNADDSHKRVSEVLKLVELHDFASRYPHQLSGGQCQRVALARSLVTRPRLLLLDEPLSALDARIRKHLREQIRQIQRELGLTTIFVTHDQEEALTMSDRIFLMNQGKIVQSGDAETLYTAPVDVFAAGFIGNYNLLDAEAASKLLQRPINHRIAIRPEAIELSLDGELDAQIRSHSLLGNVIRYRVEARGVELVVDVLNRSAADLHPDGQRLALSIDPTALCEVA from the coding sequence ATGAGCTACGTCAGCGTCCAACACCTGCAGAAAAGTTACGCCGGCACCACGGTGTTCAGCGACATCGATTGCGAAATCAACAAAGGCGAGTTCGTCACCCTGCTCGGCCCGTCCGGGTGCGGCAAGTCGACTTTGCTGCGCTGCATCGCCGGGCTGACCCCGGTGGATGGCGGCAAGATCCTCCTCGACGGTGTCGACCTCGTGCCGTTGAGCCCACAGAAACGTGGCATCGGTATGGTCTTTCAAAGCTACGCGCTATTCCCCAACATGACCGTCGAACAGAACGTCGCCTTCGGCCTGCGCATGCAAAAGGTCAACGCCGATGACAGCCACAAGCGCGTCTCTGAAGTGTTGAAACTGGTCGAACTGCACGACTTCGCCAGCCGCTATCCGCATCAACTGTCCGGTGGTCAGTGCCAACGCGTCGCCCTCGCCCGTTCGCTGGTAACCCGCCCGCGCTTGTTGCTGCTGGATGAGCCGCTGTCGGCGCTCGATGCTCGGATTCGCAAGCACTTGCGCGAACAGATCCGTCAGATCCAGCGCGAGCTCGGCCTGACCACGATCTTCGTCACCCACGATCAGGAAGAAGCGCTGACCATGTCGGACCGGATTTTCCTGATGAATCAGGGAAAGATCGTCCAGAGTGGCGATGCCGAAACCCTCTACACCGCGCCGGTCGATGTATTCGCCGCCGGCTTCATCGGCAACTACAACCTGCTCGACGCCGAGGCTGCGTCGAAGCTGTTGCAACGACCGATCAACCACCGCATCGCCATCCGCCCGGAAGCCATCGAACTGAGCCTTGACGGCGAACTCGACGCGCAGATCCGCAGCCACAGCCTGCTCGGCAACGTCATTCGCTATCGCGTCGAAGCACGCGGCGTGGAACTGGTGGTCGATGTGCTCAACCGCTCCGCCGCCGATCTGCATCCCGACGGACAGCGCCTGGCACTTTCCATCGATCCAACGGCCTTGTGCGAAGTAGCTTAA
- a CDS encoding ABC transporter permease subunit — MTRGKWLAALCLVPFTLFFIVFEIAPLVWVMINSLQSEESGWGLANFSKIFGSKFYRQAIQYSLEISFWSSVFGIIIAVLGAYSLRRVDSKLRNFVNAFANMTSNFAGVPLAFAFIILLGFNGSITIMLKQSGIIQDFNLYSKTGLIILYTYFQIPLGVLLLYPAFDALREDWRESAALLGANGWQFWRHIGLPVLTPALLGTFVILLANALGAYATVYALTTGNFNVLPIRIAAMVSGDISLDPNLASALAVVLVALMTIVTVVHQLLLKRSYHVSR; from the coding sequence ATGACCCGCGGCAAATGGCTCGCGGCGCTGTGTCTGGTGCCGTTCACGCTGTTCTTTATCGTCTTCGAAATCGCCCCGCTGGTGTGGGTGATGATCAACAGCCTGCAATCGGAAGAATCCGGCTGGGGCCTGGCCAACTTCAGCAAGATCTTCGGTTCCAAGTTCTATCGGCAGGCAATCCAGTACAGCCTGGAGATCAGTTTCTGGTCGAGCGTATTCGGCATCATCATCGCCGTGCTTGGCGCTTACTCGTTGCGTCGAGTTGATTCGAAGCTACGCAACTTCGTGAATGCCTTCGCCAACATGACCAGCAACTTCGCCGGCGTGCCGCTGGCATTCGCCTTCATCATCCTGCTCGGTTTCAACGGCAGCATCACCATCATGCTCAAGCAGTCGGGGATCATTCAGGACTTCAACCTGTATTCGAAAACCGGCCTGATCATCCTCTACACCTACTTCCAGATCCCGCTCGGCGTGTTGCTGCTCTACCCGGCTTTCGACGCTCTGCGTGAAGACTGGCGCGAGTCCGCCGCACTGCTCGGCGCCAACGGCTGGCAGTTCTGGCGGCACATTGGCCTGCCGGTATTAACACCGGCGTTGCTCGGCACGTTCGTGATCCTGCTGGCCAACGCCCTCGGTGCCTACGCCACGGTTTACGCCCTGACCACCGGGAATTTCAATGTTCTGCCGATCCGTATTGCGGCGATGGTCTCCGGCGACATCTCCCTTGATCCGAACCTGGCCAGCGCCCTGGCCGTGGTGCTCGTGGCGCTGATGACCATTGTCACCGTCGTGCATCAATTGCTGTTGAAGAGGAGCTACCATGTCTCGCGCTGA
- a CDS encoding alkaline phosphatase family protein, giving the protein MKHNVILVVLDGLNYEVACHAMGHLQAYVGAGRAALYQLECELPALSRPLYECILTGVPPIDSGIVHNNVSRLSSQRSIYHYARDAGLKTAAAAYHWVSELYNRSPFVAARDRHTDDPSLPIQHGHFYWNDHYPDSHLFADAESLRLRHAPDFLLIHPMNIDDAGHKHGLDSSQYRNSARSADVILADYLQSWLDAGYQVLVTADHGMNNDRSHNGLLAGERQVPLFVLGNAFSLNPDATPKQTELCGTICELLGVPHDKPVCRELLK; this is encoded by the coding sequence ATGAAGCACAACGTCATCCTTGTCGTACTCGACGGCCTCAACTACGAGGTTGCGTGTCACGCCATGGGGCATCTGCAGGCTTATGTTGGCGCAGGACGCGCGGCGCTCTATCAGCTGGAGTGCGAATTGCCGGCCCTGTCCCGACCGCTTTACGAATGCATTCTCACCGGCGTGCCGCCGATCGACAGCGGCATCGTCCACAACAATGTCTCGCGCTTGTCCAGCCAGCGCAGCATCTATCATTACGCCCGCGATGCCGGACTGAAAACCGCCGCTGCGGCGTATCACTGGGTCAGCGAGTTGTACAACCGCTCACCGTTCGTGGCGGCGCGCGACCGCCACACCGACGATCCGTCATTGCCGATCCAGCACGGCCACTTCTATTGGAACGATCATTACCCGGACTCGCACCTGTTCGCCGACGCTGAAAGCCTGCGCCTGCGCCACGCGCCGGATTTCCTCCTGATCCACCCGATGAACATCGATGATGCCGGGCACAAGCACGGCCTTGACAGCTCGCAGTACCGCAACAGCGCGCGCTCGGCGGACGTCATCCTCGCCGACTATTTGCAGAGCTGGCTCGACGCCGGTTATCAGGTATTGGTGACCGCCGACCACGGCATGAACAACGATCGCTCGCACAACGGCCTGCTGGCGGGAGAACGTCAGGTGCCGCTGTTCGTTCTCGGCAATGCGTTCAGCCTTAATCCTGACGCCACACCGAAGCAGACCGAACTCTGCGGCACAATCTGCGAACTGCTCGGCGTGCCCCACGATAAACCTGTGTGCCGGGAGCTGCTCAAGTGA
- the phnR gene encoding phosphonate utilization transcriptional regulator PhnR, whose product MRDEATKAVTAIGQVLQEQIDHGLLAAGSKLPAERKLSELFGTTRITVREALLQLEAQGQIYREERRGWFVSPPRLAYNLMQRSHFHAMVSAQGREPSTEVISARLQPASAAVCAWLQLPALSSVIQICRSRRIDGRLVLYVEHYLNPQFFPGILEFDLNQSITELYARHYDLHYGRVRFEMVPTALSVDAAAALRVSVGSPGLRIARVNYDQHGRLIDCDLEFWRHDAIHVGVDVV is encoded by the coding sequence ATGCGCGATGAGGCAACGAAAGCGGTGACAGCGATTGGCCAGGTGCTGCAGGAGCAAATCGATCATGGCTTGCTGGCGGCCGGGAGCAAGTTGCCCGCTGAACGCAAGCTCAGCGAGTTATTCGGGACGACGCGGATCACTGTGCGTGAAGCGCTGTTGCAGCTTGAGGCGCAGGGGCAGATTTATCGCGAGGAGCGGCGGGGCTGGTTCGTGTCGCCGCCGCGTTTGGCTTATAACCTGATGCAGCGCAGTCACTTTCACGCGATGGTCAGTGCGCAGGGGCGTGAGCCGTCGACGGAGGTTATTTCGGCGCGGTTGCAGCCGGCTTCGGCGGCAGTGTGTGCGTGGTTGCAGTTGCCGGCGTTGTCGAGCGTGATTCAGATCTGTCGCTCGCGGCGCATTGATGGGCGGCTGGTGTTGTACGTGGAGCACTATCTGAATCCGCAGTTTTTTCCGGGGATCCTCGAGTTCGATTTGAATCAGTCGATCACCGAGCTGTATGCGCGGCATTACGATTTGCACTATGGGCGGGTGCGGTTCGAGATGGTGCCGACGGCGTTGTCGGTGGATGCAGCGGCGGCGTTACGGGTGTCGGTGGGGAGCCCGGGGTTGCGGATTGCGCGGGTCAATTATGATCAGCATGGGCGGTTGATTGATTGTGATCTGGAGTTTTGGCGGCATGATGCGATTCACGTTGGGGTTGATGTGGTTTGA
- a CDS encoding amidohydrolase has protein sequence MQLTRIAQTLLLTLVASHASAATMDSARTQIAEQAQKLEPELLETRRDLHAHPELGNTEKRTAELVAKQLQAMGLEVKTGVARTGVVAILKGALPGPTVALRADMDALPVKEVSDLPFASKAKGTYLDKEVDVMHACGHDAHTAILLSAAKILTGMRDTLPGTVVFYFQPAEEGPSDFIPDGKNTWGAKMMVEEGVMKAPKPDAVFGLHVWAGVPAGQIAYRPGPTLASSDDLRIKIHGKQTHAGRPWDGIDPITVGAQTIVGLQTVVSRRTDISSYPSVVSIGTINGGTRYNIIPESVDMTGTIRSYDYGIRQKLHSDVRQTIEKIAESGGAKADVTIIEKYDPTINNPALTEKMLPTLKWAAKDDVVQGPLVGGAEDFSFFAKEAPGLFVFLGVTPRDQDMSKAAPNHNPGFFVDESALVVGVRTLASLATDYLYGNAAVGK, from the coding sequence ATGCAACTGACGCGCATTGCCCAGACCCTTTTGCTCACCCTGGTCGCCAGCCACGCCAGCGCCGCGACGATGGACAGCGCCCGCACGCAGATCGCCGAGCAGGCGCAGAAGCTCGAGCCGGAGCTGCTGGAAACCCGCCGCGACCTGCACGCTCATCCAGAACTTGGCAACACTGAAAAACGCACCGCTGAACTGGTCGCCAAACAGCTGCAAGCCATGGGCCTGGAAGTGAAAACCGGCGTCGCACGCACCGGCGTTGTCGCCATTCTCAAAGGCGCCCTGCCCGGCCCGACCGTGGCCCTGCGCGCCGACATGGACGCGCTGCCGGTCAAGGAAGTCTCCGACCTGCCATTCGCCTCGAAAGCCAAAGGCACGTATCTCGACAAGGAAGTCGACGTCATGCACGCCTGCGGCCACGACGCCCACACCGCGATCCTGCTCAGCGCTGCGAAAATTCTGACAGGGATGCGCGACACCTTGCCCGGCACTGTAGTGTTCTACTTCCAGCCCGCCGAAGAAGGCCCGAGCGATTTCATTCCCGATGGCAAAAATACCTGGGGCGCGAAGATGATGGTCGAAGAAGGCGTGATGAAAGCGCCGAAACCCGACGCGGTGTTCGGCCTGCACGTCTGGGCCGGCGTCCCCGCCGGCCAGATCGCCTACCGCCCCGGCCCGACCCTGGCCAGCTCCGACGACCTGCGCATCAAGATCCACGGCAAACAAACCCATGCCGGCCGCCCTTGGGACGGCATCGATCCGATCACCGTCGGCGCACAAACCATCGTCGGCCTGCAAACCGTGGTCAGCCGCCGCACCGACATTTCCTCTTACCCGTCAGTGGTCAGCATCGGCACCATCAACGGCGGAACCCGCTACAACATCATCCCCGAATCCGTCGACATGACCGGCACCATCCGTTCCTACGACTACGGCATCCGCCAGAAACTGCACAGCGATGTACGCCAGACCATCGAGAAAATCGCCGAAAGCGGCGGCGCCAAAGCTGATGTCACCATCATCGAAAAATACGACCCGACGATTAACAACCCGGCATTGACTGAGAAAATGCTGCCGACGTTGAAGTGGGCGGCCAAGGATGACGTGGTGCAGGGACCGCTGGTGGGTGGGGCGGAAGATTTCTCGTTCTTTGCCAAAGAGGCGCCGGGATTGTTTGTGTTTCTCGGGGTGACCCCGCGGGATCAGGACATGAGCAAGGCTGCGCCGAATCACAATCCGGGGTTCTTTGTGGATGAATCGGCGTTGGTGGTTGGAGTGAGGACATTAGCGTCGTTGGCGACGGATTATTTGTATGGGAATGCGGCGGTGGGCAAGTAG
- a CDS encoding M18 family aminopeptidase yields MRAELNQGLIDFLKASPTPFHATASLVQRLEAAGYVRLDEREPWSTEANGRYYVTRNDSSIVAIKMGRNSPLHDGIRLVGAHTDSPCLRVKPQPELQRQGFWQLGVEVYGGALLAPWFDRDLSLAGRVTFRRDGKVESQLIDFKAPIAIIPNLAIHLNREANQGWAINAQTELPPILAQFAGDERVDFRAVLTDQLAREHGLNADVVLDYELSFYDTQSAAVIGLNGDFIAGARLDNLLSCYAGLQALLTAETDETCVLVCNDHEEVGSCSACGADGPMLEQTLRRLLPEGDEFVRTIQKSLLVSADNAHGVHPNYADKHDANHGPKLNAGPVIKVNSNQRYATNSETAGFFRHLCMAEEVPVQSFVVRSDMGCGSTIGPITASHLGVRTVDIGLPTFAMHSIRELCGSHDLAHLVKVLSAFYASRELP; encoded by the coding sequence ATGCGCGCAGAGTTGAACCAGGGCCTGATCGATTTCCTCAAGGCCTCCCCTACCCCGTTCCACGCCACCGCCAGCCTCGTTCAGCGTCTGGAGGCCGCCGGTTATGTGCGCCTCGACGAGCGTGAGCCATGGTCCACCGAGGCCAACGGCCGCTATTACGTCACCCGCAACGACTCCTCGATCGTCGCGATCAAAATGGGCCGCAACTCTCCCCTGCACGACGGTATCCGCCTGGTCGGCGCCCATACCGACAGCCCATGCCTGCGGGTCAAGCCACAACCGGAACTGCAGCGTCAGGGCTTCTGGCAACTGGGCGTCGAAGTCTACGGCGGCGCGCTGCTGGCGCCGTGGTTCGACCGCGATCTGTCGCTGGCCGGCCGCGTGACCTTCCGCCGTGACGGCAAGGTCGAGAGCCAGTTGATCGACTTCAAGGCACCGATCGCGATCATTCCCAACCTGGCCATTCACCTCAACCGTGAAGCCAATCAGGGCTGGGCGATCAATGCGCAGACCGAACTGCCGCCGATCCTCGCCCAGTTCGCCGGCGACGAGCGCGTCGATTTCCGCGCCGTGCTCACCGATCAACTGGCCCGCGAGCACGGCTTGAATGCCGACGTGGTGCTGGATTACGAGCTGAGCTTCTACGATACGCAAAGCGCTGCGGTGATCGGTTTGAACGGTGATTTCATTGCCGGTGCGCGGCTGGATAACCTGCTGTCGTGCTACGCCGGCCTGCAAGCGTTGCTCACCGCCGAGACCGACGAAACCTGCGTGCTGGTCTGTAATGACCACGAAGAAGTCGGCTCCTGCTCGGCATGCGGTGCCGACGGACCGATGCTAGAACAGACCCTGCGGCGCCTACTGCCGGAAGGTGACGAGTTCGTCCGCACCATTCAGAAATCCCTGCTCGTGTCGGCCGATAACGCCCACGGCGTGCATCCCAACTACGCGGACAAGCACGATGCCAACCACGGTCCAAAACTCAACGCTGGCCCGGTAATCAAGGTCAACAGCAACCAGCGCTACGCCACCAACAGCGAAACCGCCGGCTTCTTCCGCCATCTGTGCATGGCCGAAGAAGTCCCGGTGCAAAGCTTCGTGGTGCGCAGCGACATGGGCTGCGGTTCGACCATTGGCCCGATCACCGCCAGCCATCTGGGTGTGCGCACCGTCGACATTGGCCTGCCGACCTTTGCCATGCACTCGATTCGCGAACTGTGCGGCAGCCATGACCTGGCGCATCTGGTCAAAGTGCTCAGCGCGTTTTATGCCAGTCGTGAATTGCCATAA
- a CDS encoding RluA family pseudouridine synthase, translating to MPLSNIRIIHQDAAVLVVDKPTLLLSVPGRADDNKDCLITRLQENGYPEARIVHRLDWETSGIILLARDADTHRELSRQFHDRETEKAYTALAWGQPELDSGSIDLPLRYDPPTKPRHVVDHEFGKHALTFWKVLERCDDWCRVELTPITGRSHQLRVHMLSIGHPLLGDGLYAHEQALAAWPRLCLHASMLSFTHPQTGERLRFECPAPF from the coding sequence ATGCCGCTGTCCAACATCCGCATCATCCATCAGGACGCCGCCGTGCTGGTGGTCGACAAACCGACCCTGCTGCTCTCGGTGCCCGGTCGCGCTGACGACAACAAGGACTGCCTGATCACCCGCCTGCAGGAAAACGGCTACCCGGAAGCGCGCATCGTCCATCGTCTGGACTGGGAAACCTCCGGCATCATCCTGCTGGCCCGGGATGCCGACACCCATCGTGAGCTGTCGCGGCAGTTTCATGACCGCGAAACCGAAAAGGCCTACACCGCTTTGGCCTGGGGTCAGCCGGAACTGGACAGCGGCAGCATCGATCTGCCCCTTCGCTACGATCCGCCGACCAAACCACGGCATGTGGTCGATCACGAATTCGGCAAGCATGCGCTGACCTTCTGGAAGGTGCTGGAACGTTGCGACGATTGGTGCCGGGTTGAGTTGACGCCCATCACCGGCCGCTCGCATCAACTGCGCGTGCACATGTTGTCGATCGGCCACCCGCTGCTCGGCGACGGGCTCTATGCCCATGAACAGGCGCTGGCAGCCTGGCCACGTCTGTGCCTGCACGCGAGCATGCTCAGCTTCACTCATCCGCAAACCGGCGAACGCCTGCGCTTCGAGTGCCCGGCCCCGTTCTGA
- the minE gene encoding cell division topological specificity factor MinE — translation MEVGNEPFDFFRANKKPSTASVAKERLQIIVAHERGQRSTPDYLPALQKELVDVIRKYVNIGNDDVHVALESQGSCSILELNITLPDR, via the coding sequence TTGGAGGTAGGTAATGAACCTTTTGACTTCTTTCGTGCCAACAAAAAGCCAAGTACCGCCTCGGTAGCGAAAGAGCGTCTACAGATCATCGTGGCGCATGAGCGCGGCCAGCGCAGCACGCCGGATTACCTGCCAGCCTTGCAGAAGGAGCTGGTCGACGTGATCCGCAAGTACGTCAACATCGGCAACGATGACGTACATGTTGCACTGGAAAGCCAGGGCAGTTGCTCGATTCTGGAACTCAACATCACCCTGCCCGATCGCTGA
- the minD gene encoding septum site-determining protein MinD — translation MAKILVVTSGKGGVGKTTTSAAIGTGLALRGHKTVIVDFDVGLRNLDLIMGCERRVVYDFVNVVNGEANLQQALIKDKRLENLYVLAASQTRDKDALTVEGVEKVLMELKEQFEFVVCDSPAGIEKGAHLAMYFADEAIVVTNPEVSSVRDSDRMLGLLASKSRRAERGEDPIKEHLLITRYHPERVEKGEMLGVEDVKEILSVTLLGVIPESQAVLKASNQGVPVILDDQSDAGQAYSDTVDRLLGKEKAHRFLDVEKKGFFERLFGGR, via the coding sequence TTGGCCAAGATTCTCGTGGTTACATCCGGCAAGGGTGGTGTGGGTAAGACCACCACCAGCGCCGCTATCGGTACCGGCCTCGCTCTGCGCGGCCACAAAACAGTGATCGTCGACTTCGACGTGGGCTTGCGTAACCTTGACCTGATCATGGGTTGCGAGCGCCGCGTGGTGTATGACTTCGTCAATGTGGTCAACGGCGAAGCCAACCTGCAACAGGCACTGATCAAAGACAAGCGCCTGGAAAACCTCTACGTACTGGCGGCCAGCCAGACCCGCGACAAAGACGCGCTGACCGTCGAAGGCGTGGAAAAAGTCCTGATGGAGCTCAAGGAACAATTCGAGTTCGTCGTCTGCGATTCCCCGGCGGGCATCGAGAAAGGTGCGCACCTGGCCATGTACTTCGCTGACGAAGCGATCGTCGTGACCAACCCGGAAGTCTCCTCGGTACGTGACTCGGACCGCATGCTCGGCCTGCTGGCGAGCAAATCGCGTCGTGCCGAACGTGGCGAAGACCCGATCAAGGAACACCTGCTGATCACCCGCTACCACCCGGAGCGTGTTGAAAAGGGCGAGATGCTCGGCGTTGAAGACGTCAAGGAAATCCTCTCGGTCACCCTGCTCGGCGTCATCCCGGAATCCCAGGCGGTGCTCAAGGCTTCCAACCAGGGCGTGCCGGTGATTCTCGACGACCAGAGCGATGCCGGTCAGGCTTACAGCGATACCGTCGACCGCCTGCTGGGCAAAGAAAAAGCCCACCGATTCCTCGATGTCGAGAAGAAGGGATTCTTCGAGCGCCTGTTTGGAGGTAGGTAA
- a CDS encoding lipid A biosynthesis lauroyl acyltransferase produces the protein MDRPRFRKAYLAPRFWPLWCGLGLLWLIVQLPYPALLTIGRVLGALMYRVASDRRTIARRNLELCFPEKSAAERKRLLKENFASTGIAFFEMAMSWWWSRERLAKLAHVEGLEHLQKAQREGKGVILMAAHFTTLEIGAALLGQQHTIDGMYREHKNPLFDFVQRRGRERHNLDSLAVERDDVRGMLKLLRSGRAIWYAPDQDYGAKQSIFVPLFGIQAATVTATTKFARLGKALVVPFTQERLADGSGYRLVIHPPLEDFPGESEEADCIRINQWVESALRACPEQYLWAHRRFKSRPPGEPKLYPKRR, from the coding sequence ATGGATCGCCCGCGTTTTCGAAAAGCATATCTTGCTCCGCGCTTCTGGCCGCTCTGGTGCGGCCTGGGGCTTTTGTGGCTGATCGTGCAGCTGCCGTATCCGGCGCTGTTGACCATCGGTCGAGTTTTGGGCGCGTTGATGTATCGCGTCGCCAGCGACCGGCGAACCATCGCCCGGCGCAATCTGGAATTGTGCTTCCCGGAAAAATCCGCCGCCGAGCGCAAACGCCTGCTCAAGGAAAACTTCGCCTCCACCGGCATCGCCTTCTTCGAAATGGCGATGAGCTGGTGGTGGTCGCGCGAACGTCTGGCGAAACTGGCCCACGTCGAAGGCCTGGAGCATTTGCAAAAAGCCCAGCGCGAAGGCAAGGGCGTGATCCTCATGGCCGCGCATTTCACCACGCTGGAAATCGGCGCGGCGCTGCTCGGCCAGCAGCACACCATCGACGGCATGTACCGCGAACACAAAAATCCGTTGTTCGACTTCGTCCAGCGCCGTGGCCGCGAGCGGCACAATCTCGATTCGCTGGCGGTGGAGCGCGACGATGTGCGCGGCATGCTCAAGCTGCTGCGCTCGGGTCGGGCGATCTGGTACGCGCCGGATCAGGACTACGGCGCCAAGCAGAGCATCTTTGTGCCGCTGTTCGGCATTCAGGCCGCCACCGTCACCGCGACGACCAAGTTTGCACGGCTGGGCAAAGCGCTGGTGGTGCCATTCACGCAGGAACGTCTGGCCGACGGCAGTGGTTATCGCCTGGTGATTCATCCGCCGCTGGAGGATTTTCCCGGCGAGAGCGAGGAGGCCGATTGCATCCGCATCAACCAGTGGGTCGAGAGCGCCTTGCGCGCGTGCCCCGAGCAATATCTTTGGGCGCACCGACGCTTCAAGAGCCGCCCGCCGGGTGAGCCGAAACTTTATCCCAAGCGTCGTTGA
- a CDS encoding patatin-like phospholipase family protein — MSPAEPVTGLILSGGGARAAYQVGVLAAIAELLPVGADNPFPVIVGTSAGAINAVSLASGATDFRAAIERLTQFWQGFRSHRVLRSDWPGVIHQASRFVSHSLLGLGRQMPVALLNNSPLRELLEEKLHLPGIAESIARKQLHAVAVTAFGYESGQAVTFYQGGGTIDAWLRHRRIGVPTQLSVDHLLASSAIPLLFAPVKIGEEYFGDGAVRQSAPISPALHLGASRVLVVGVSGNPRGLDPQQPQERAYSGQQPTLAQIGGHMLNSTFIDSLESDIELLQRLNQFSHLLPAGTPTRALGVAPVEVLVIAPSQPIDEIAARHRQELPAALRLFLRGPGATKTSGAGVLSYLLFEAGYCSELIELGRRDALAKREELCRFLRISEAVSA, encoded by the coding sequence ATGAGTCCTGCTGAACCGGTCACAGGTTTGATTCTTTCCGGCGGCGGGGCTCGGGCGGCGTATCAGGTCGGGGTGCTGGCGGCAATTGCCGAATTGCTGCCGGTCGGCGCGGACAATCCGTTTCCGGTGATCGTCGGCACGTCGGCCGGGGCGATCAATGCGGTCAGCCTGGCCAGTGGCGCCACGGACTTTCGCGCCGCCATCGAACGCCTGACCCAGTTCTGGCAGGGCTTTCGCAGCCACCGCGTGTTGCGCAGCGACTGGCCCGGAGTCATCCATCAAGCCAGCCGCTTCGTCAGCCACAGCCTGCTCGGCCTCGGTCGGCAGATGCCGGTGGCGCTGCTCAACAATTCGCCGCTGCGCGAACTGCTTGAGGAAAAACTGCACTTGCCCGGCATCGCCGAATCCATCGCGCGCAAGCAATTGCATGCGGTGGCGGTGACTGCGTTCGGCTACGAATCGGGGCAAGCGGTGACGTTCTATCAGGGCGGCGGCACCATCGACGCCTGGCTGCGGCATCGACGCATTGGCGTGCCGACGCAGCTGTCGGTTGATCATCTGTTGGCGAGTTCGGCGATTCCGCTGTTGTTCGCGCCGGTGAAAATCGGCGAGGAGTATTTCGGTGACGGCGCAGTGCGCCAGTCGGCGCCGATCAGCCCGGCGCTGCATCTGGGCGCCAGTCGCGTGCTGGTGGTGGGCGTCAGCGGCAACCCACGCGGCCTCGATCCGCAGCAACCGCAGGAGCGCGCCTACAGCGGCCAGCAACCGACGCTGGCGCAGATCGGCGGGCACATGCTCAACAGCACGTTTATCGACAGTCTGGAGAGCGATATCGAGTTGCTGCAGCGTCTGAATCAGTTCAGCCATTTGCTCCCGGCCGGCACGCCGACCCGCGCGCTGGGCGTGGCGCCGGTGGAAGTGCTGGTAATTGCGCCGAGTCAGCCGATCGACGAAATCGCAGCACGGCATCGCCAGGAACTGCCGGCGGCGTTGCGCCTGTTTCTGCGGGGGCCGGGCGCGACGAAGACGAGCGGGGCGGGGGTGCTCAGTTACCTGCTGTTCGAGGCGGGGTATTGCAGCGAGTTGATCGAGTTGGGGCGGCGGGATGCGCTGGCCAAGCGCGAGGAACTGTGCCGGTTTTTGCGGATATCCGAGGCGGTTTCAGCCTGA